Below is a genomic region from Pseudomonas berkeleyensis.
CTCAGGCCCTGCATAACTCGCTGGCGCTGGCCAAGCATGTCGAGCGTCTGGGCTTCGAACGATTCTGGGTGGCCGAACACCACAACATGGACGGCATCGCCAGTTCCGCCACGTCCGTGCTGATCGGCTACCTGGCCGCCGGCACCAACAGCATTCGCCTCGGCGCGGGCGGCGTGATGCTGCCCAACCATGCGCCACTGGTGATCGCCGAGCAGTTCGGCACACTGGCCACGCTCTACCCCGGCCGGATCGAACTGGGGTTGGGTCGTGCACCTGGCGCCGACCAGTACACCGCCCACGCACTGCGCCGCAGCCGCGATGGCAGCGCCGAAGACTTTCCCAATGATGTCGAAGAACTCCAGGCCTACCTCGGCCCCCGCCAGGAAGGGCAGCGGGTGATCGCCATGCCCGGCACAGGCACCAACGTGCCGATCTGGCTGCTCGGTTCCAGCCTGTTCAGCGCCCAGCTCGCCGGCATGAAGGGTCTGCCCTACGCCTTCGCCTCGCATTTCGCGCCGCGCTACCTGCATGAGGCGATCCGCATCTACCGCAACCATTTCCGCCCCTCGGCGGTGCTGGACAAGCCTTACGTGATGCTCGGCGTACCACTGCTGGCAGCCGACAGCGACGAGCAGGCGCAATACCTGGCCACCTCCGCCTACCAACGCATTCTTGCCCTGGTACGCGGCCAGAGCCTGGTGCAGCGCAAGCCGGTGACGAGCATGGACGGCCTGTGGCTGCCACACGAACGCCAGGCCGTGGGCGAGTTTCTCGGCCTGGCCGCCATCGGCGGGCCGCAGACCGTGCGCCAGCGCCTCGAACAACTACTCGAGCAGACCGAAGCGGACGAGCTGATCTTCACCTGCGACATGTATGACTTCGCTGATCGCCTGCATGCCTTCGATATCCTCGCCGAGCTGCAACGCGGCTAAGTTCGAACTTGTGCGCCTGACAGCCCTCTGAATCAGAACAGGCCGCCAGACCGGCGGCCGTGTTCATGCAATGGGAGACGCACATGAAAAAGACAGCATCGGCCCACTGGCAGGGCGGCATCAAGGACGGCAAGGGCACCATCTCGACCCAGAGCGGCGCCCTCAAGGACTCGCCCTACGGCTTCAACACCCGCTTCGAGGACAAGCCCGGCACCAACCCCGAAGAATTGATCGGCGCGGCTCATGCCGGCTGCTTTTCGATGGCGCTGTCCAAGGAACTGGGCGAAGCCGGGATGACCGCCGAGAGCATCGACACCCAGGCTCAGGTGACGCTGGACAAGGTGGATGGCGGCTTCGAGATCAGCGCCGTGCATCTGTCGCTGCGCGCGAAAATCCCCGGTGCCGACCGCGCCGCCTTCGAGAAGGCCGTGGAAACCGCCAAGACCGGCTGCCCGGTGTCCAAGGTACTCAACGCCACGATCACCCTGGAAGCCGTGCTCGACAGCTGACCTCGACTCGCGCTACGCAGCTGGCAGGGTGGGTTAGCCGCCTGAAGCAGTGCCGATTCGATGCGTCGGAACGGGTGTGGCGGATGGCCGCCACGCGAACCCACCATCGGCGCAACGCGATCCAGCGCCTGGTGGGTTACGCGACGCGGCACGAGCGCATCGGCTATTGATCCGTGTTCAGCGCCGCTAACCCACCCGACAAGGGCACGACATTCAATATCACCATCCGCTAGATGGCCGTGCCGCAGCGCAGCACCTCACCGCGTGCCAACACGTTGCGCTGATCGTCATACAGCCAGGCTTGCGCCTTCATCTGCATCTGCCGTGCTTCAAGGCGATAGCGTTGACCAGCGACAAAACCGTCGTAGCGCACGCGAATTTCGCAGGTCATGCGCAACGGCTCGCTCATCATGCCAAGCCCGCCACCACCACGGACTTCGAACTGGAAACGGGTTTCCAGCTCGTGCTTGCCGGGCGTTACCTGAAAGTAGCGACCATCAGGCCAGCGCTTGTCATCCAGGCGGTCAGCCATCAGCAGCGTGTCGGCAGTGGAATACAGCTCGACCCAGGCCTGCTGAGGATCGGGCTTGGGCAGGGGTGACGCACAGGCCCCGAGCATCAACAGGGCGGGAGCGAAAAGCAGGGCGCGCATGGCGACCTCCGAGAAGGGTTCAGACACCAGCCTACACCGGGAGGCGGGCAAAACCGAGGCGAAACGGGCGTATTCATACGCACAGGGCTGGAGGCAAACGACGCGATCAGCTAGCGTGACGGCATGCCCAACGCCTTCTTTATCGACCTGCCGCGCCGCTTCGCGGTTCCCCTGCTCGCGCTGCTGCTGGGCGGCTGCTCGACTGTCGATTACTACGCTCATCTCGGCCAGGGTCAGTGGCACTTGCTGCAAGCGCGCCAGCCGGTCGAACGTCTGCTGAGCGACCCTGCTACCGACCCCGACCTGGCCAGGCGCCTGAGCCTGTCACAGCAGGCCAGGGATTTCGCCAGCGCACGACTGCATCTGCCGGACAACCGTAGCTATCGCCTGTACGCCGATCTGGGCCGCCCTTTTGTGGTGTGGAACGTGTTCGCCACGAAGGAGTTCTCCCTCGACCCCGAGTTGCACTGTTTTCCCATCGCCGGCTGCGTCGCCTATCGCGGCTACTACCAGCAAGGCCGCGCCCGTGGCGCCGCGGCACTGCTGCGCCAGGAGGGGCTGGACACCTACATCGGCGGCGTGGAGGCCTACTCCACCCTGGGCTGGTTCGACGATCCGTTGCTCAACACCATGCTGCGCTGGAGCGACGAGCGTTTCATCGCGGTAATCTTCCACGAGCTCGCGCATCAGCAGTACTACCTGCCGGGTGATACCGCCTTCAATGAATCCTTCGCCACCTTCGTCGAGCGCGAAGGGCTGCGCCAATGGCATGCCGCCCGTGGGGAAACACCGCCGGCCAGCGACGACCGCCAGCGCCAGCAGTTCATCGAACTGGTACTGGCCAGCCGTGAACGCCTGCAGCAACTCTATGCCAGCAACCTGCCGGCGGCGGCCATGCGCACGGCCAAGCAGGCCGAGTTCGAGCGCCTGCGCCGCGACTACCGTGCCCTGCGCCAACGCGAGTGGGGCGGCCAAGGCCGCTATGACGCCTGGATCGAAAGCCCGCTGAACAACGCCAAGCTGCTGCCCTTCGGGCTGTATGACCAATGGGTGCAGGCCTTCGCCCGGCTGTTCGAGCGCGAAGGACGGGATTGGCCAGCCTTCTATGCTGCCGTGGCCGCGCTCGGTCGGCTGCCGGAGGCAAATCGTCGGGCTGAATTGGAAAGCCTGCGGCAAAAGGACTAGAACTGATTGGCACATTGCCAGTCCAACCTATTCAGGTTTTCGCCCAACACCGGAGGTACAAGCGATGCAACGACTGATTCCCGCCCTGGCCCTGATGATGCTTGCAGGCGGCGCGCTGGCCGCGCCCAAGCCCTGCGAAGAGCTCAAGTCCGAGATCGAAGTGAAGATTCAGGCCAACAACGTGCCCAGCTACACCCTGGAAATCGTGCCCAACGCCGAAGTCCAGGATCAGAGCATGGTCGTCGGCAGCTGCGACGGCGGCACCAAGAAGATCGTTTATCAGCGTAATGGCTGATACCTGCCTCTGATTGGCTCCCGCCTGAGCGCGGGAGCCAGCTCTTGCACACCGCCTTCCTGCTCCAGCATCTCCGCCAACCCATGGCGGCATCCTTTCGTGGGCTGAAGCGGAGCGCCGCCCGGCCCACCCTACCTGTTTATATTCATCCGTAGGGTGGGCTTCAGCCCACCGAATACCTTAGCGCCTGAACGCTTCGTGCAACTGCACCAGCGTATCGAAGTGATAGGCCGGCGCCTCGCCCGCCAGCTCCTCGCGACTGCCGAAGCCATAGCCCACTGCCGCCGCATGCAGACCATTGCTGCGCGCGCCGATCAGGTCGTGCTTGCGATCCCCGATCATCAACGCCGAATCCGGCGCCAGCCCCTCGCTCTGCAGCAGGTGCGCCAGCAGCTCGACCTTGTTGGTGCGCGTGCCATCCAGCTCACTGCCGTAGATACGCTTGAAATAGCGGGCGAAACCGAAGTGCCGGGCAATTTCCTCGGCGAACACCGTCGGTTTGCTGGTAGCGATATACAGCGTGCGGCCCTGCGCAACCAACGCGTCAAGCAGCGCCTCGACACCCTCGAACACCCGGTTCTCGTACAGACCGGTAACCCGGAAGCGCTCGCGATAGTGATTCACCGCCTGCCAGCCGGTCGCTTCGTCCAGTGCATAGGTGGCCATGAAGCACTGCAGCAACGGCGGGCCGATGAAGTGCTCGAGCGCGGTCAGATCCGGCTCATCGATACCCAGCTTGCTCAGGGCGTACTGCACCGAACGGGTGATGCCCTCGCGCGGGTCGGTCAGGGTGCCGTCGAGATCGAAGAGGATATTGCTGTAGTGCATAGCGCGTCGTACTTCACCTGTGCGGAGGGAGACGAAGGATAAGGCAATTGCGCGCAGCACCCAACGCTCTGGATTCCTCTCGATCGAGCCCAACCATTCAGAAACATTTTGTTTCATCTGCCCCGACGAACGGACAGCGGGTTTGCGCCACTCGTCCGTCTTTGTAGTTAGGAACACCAGTTCTACCCTCTCGGCGCCGCCAGAACAGGGCGGCCAGTTCCCTTATCCGCATCACACCCCCATGCACCACGCAGCCGCTGCGCAGGTTCATGACCGGTCTTTCAGCGCTCAGGCAGAGGTCGAGCTTCAGCATGGTGTTTTCCCGTTTTTCCCCGCGTCGCCTGGTTTTGCTGGCTGCAATCGTATCGATCCTGCTGACCCTCACCGGTTGGCTTCACCGCTCACCGACCATCGCCTATGAAACCGTCGCCGTATCACGCGGCGATGTCGAAGCCACGGTGGTGGCCATCGGCACCCTGCAGCCACGCCATTCGGTGGAGGTCGGTGCGCAGGTGTCCGGGCAGATCATGCGCCTGCACGTGGAGCCAGGTGATCAGGTGGAAAAGGGCCAACTGCTCGCCGAGATCGATGCCAGCCTGCACGAAGCCACGGTGGAAGCCGACCGCGCCGCTCTCGACGGCCTGCGCGCGCAACTGGCCGAGCAACAGGCGCAACTCGACCTGGCGCAGCAGCAGCATCGTCGCCAGCAACGCCTGCTCGCCGACGAAGCCACCCGCGAGGAAGACGTGCAGATCGCCGTCGCCAACCTGCGCTCCGCCGAAGCCCGCTTGAAACAAATGCGCGCGCAGATCGCCGAGGCCCAGGCGCGCCTGCGCGGCAACGAAGCGCAGCTCAGCTACACGCGCATCTACGCGCCCATCGCCGGTTCGGTGCTGGGCGTCGACGTGAAACAGGGCCAGACCCTCAACGCCACCTACCAGACGCCCACAGTGATGCGCATCGCCGACCTTTCCAGCATGACCGGCTGGACGCGCGTTTCCGAAGCCGATATCCGCCGGGTCAAGACCGGCCTGCCGCTTTACTTCACCACCCTCGGCGGTGACGAACGGCGCTGGCACAGCAGCGTGCGCCAGGTACTCCCGGCGCCACCAGTGCCGGCTGGTAGCCAGGGCGAGTCGAGCAGCAGCGCCAGCGAAACCGAGAAGGTGGTGCAGTACACCGTACTGTTCGAAGTGGACAACGACGACGGCGAGCTGATGCCGCAGATGACCGCCCAGGTGGTGTTCGTCACCGCCTCGGCCAAGGGCGTGCTCACCGCACCGCTGGACGCCCTGCAAGGCAAGCCCGGCGACTATCAGGTGCGCGTCCTGGCCAAGGGCGAGCTGCCCGAGCTGCGCGCGGTGAAGGTCGGCGCACGGGATCGCCAGGTGGCGGAAATCACCGACGGCCTGGCCGAAGGCGAACACCTGGTGACCGGCGAAGCGCAGGCCGATGACGGCATGTCGAGGTTCCAGTGGTAGTGCCAGTAACAGCCCCGCTGATCGAACTGCGGGGCATTCGCCGCACCTACGGCGGTGACAACGGCGCGCCGGCCGTGGACGTGCTGCGTGGCATCGACCTGGCAGTGCAGGCCGGCGAATTCGTCGCCATCGTCGGCACCTCCGGCTCCGGCAAGTCCACACTGATGAACATCCTCGGCTGCCTGGATCGCCCCAGCGCCGGCAGCTACCGCTTCGCCGGTGAAGACGTCGCTGCGTTCGACGCCGACCAGTTGGCCTGGCTGCGCCGCGAGGCGTTCGGCTTCGTGTTCCAGGGCTACAACCTGATCGCCACCGAGACGGCGCGGGAGAACGTCGAGGTGCCGGCCGTCTATGCCGGCATGCCAGCCGAACAGCGCCACCAGCGCGCCTCGGCACTGCTGCATCGTCTGGGCCTGGACGGGCGCCTGGAGCACCGTCCCAGCCAGCTCTCCGGCGGCCAGCAGCAGCGCGTGTCGATTGCCCGGGCGTTGATGAACGGCGGGCGCATCATCCTCGCCGACGAACCCACCGGCGCGCTGGACAGCCGCAGTGGCAAGGAGGTCATGGCGCTGCTGCACGAGTTGGCGGACGCGGGCCACACCATCATCCTCATCACCCACGACCGCGACGTCGCCGCCCAGGCGCGGCGGGTTGTCGAAATCCGTGATGGCGAGGTGATCAGCGACAGCGGCGCAGCGGTGCCAAGCAATGCGTTGCCCGCCACGGACATGCAGCAGGCTGGGCGTGACAGCGGCGCGTCGTTCTTCAGTGAGCTGGGCGACATGTTACGCGGCGCCTTGCGCGTACTGCTGATTCATCGTTTCCGCACAGCACTGACCCTGCTCGGCATCGTCATCGGCGTGGCCTCGGTGATCGTCATGCTCGCTGTCGGCGAAGGTGCGCGGCAGAAGGTGGTCGCCGAAATGGGTGTGATGGGTGCCAACATGATGTACATCGGCAGCGACGTGCCGCGCACCGGCGGCCCGATCGGCGTGCTGACCCTGGATGACTTCACCGCCATCGGTGAGCTGCGCGAAGTGGCCGAGGTGATGCCCATCCTGCGTGACCCGGCCCTGATCCGTCATGGCCAGGAGGCGCTGCAGACCGAAGTACTCGGCGTCGGCGACAAGCTGCCGCAGATCCACCACTGGCCCGTGGCGCGCGGGCGCTTCTTCAGCGCTGCGGAAAACCGCGAGATCGCCCCGGTGGCGGTGCTCGGCCACGAGGTCTACGAGACAGTGTTTCCCGATGGCAGCGACCCGATGGGCAAGATCATCCTGATCAACAGCTCGCCCTTCGAAGTGATCGGCGTGATGAGCGAAAAAGGCAGCGAAGCCGGCGGCAACTACCCCGACCAGCAAGTACTGGTGCCGCACAGCACTGGCGTGGTGCGGGTGTTCCCCAAGCTGCGTGATGAGAGCTACGGGGCGATTCAGGTGCGCAGCAGCGACCTGGTCATGCAGGCGCAAAGCGCCATCGAAGAGCTGATGCAACAACGACACGGCCGCACGGATTTTCGCGTGTACAACTCCGCCGCCAAGCTGCAGGCCGAAGCCAAGACGCGGCAGAGCATGACCCTGATGCTCGGCCTGATCGCCGCCGTGTCACTGCTGGTCGGTGGCATCGGCGTGATGAACGTGATGCTGATGACCGTGCGCGAGCGTACCCGCGAGATCGGCATCCGCATGGCCACCGGAGCACGCCAGCGCGACATCATGCGCCAGTTCCTCACCGAGTCGGTGCTGGTCACCCTGCTTGGCGGCAGCGTCGGCGTGGCCAGCGGGCTGCTGTTCGGCGCCCTGCTGATCCTCTGGGACGTACCGCTGGTGTTCTCACTGTCGGCCATGCTGCTGGCCTTCGCCTGCTCGGTGGGCACAGGCCTGGTATTCGGCTACCTGCCGGCCAAGACTGCCGCGCGCTTAGACCCGGTCGTGGCGCTGGCCGCGCAATGACAGGACTTTCCATGACCCGCTATCTCACGCCTGCGCTATGCGCCGCCCTGCTGCTAAGCGGCTGCAGTCACAGGCCCGAAGCCCCTGCCGAGCTGCCCGCTGCTCCGACGCAGTGGCGACATGCGCAGGACGGCGAAAGCGTGACCGATACCTGGTGGCGCAGTTTTTCCAGTGCCGAGTTGAATGCACTGATCGACCAGTCGCTGCGCAACAATCAGGATCTGGCTGCGGCCGCCGCGCGCCTGCGCCAGGCCCAAGCCAGCAGCCGCGCTGCCGGCGCCCCACTGCTACCGCGTCTGGATGGCAACCTCGGCGCCAGTCGTGAAGGCCGTCTTGGTGGTAATGGCGAAGCCACCGGCAATCGCTACAGCGGCGGCCTCGCCGCCAGCTATGAAATCGATCTATGGGGCCGCCTGGCCGCCGACTACGACGCCGCCCAGGCCGAGCTGGCTGCCAGCCGCTTCGACCGCGATGCCCTGCGCCTGAGCCTGACCGCCAGCCTGGTGGAAACCTGGCTGCGCCAGGTCGCGCTGGACGAACGCCTGCGCCTGGCCGACCTCAACCTGAGTAACGCCGAACGCGTACTTGCCACCGTGCAGGCTCGCGCCAACGCTGGCGCTGCTACACCACTGGAACTGGCCCAGCAACGTGGCCTGGTCGCCGAACAACGCCGCAGCCGCGAAGCACTGCGCCAGCAGGCCGATGACGTACGCAGCAACCTTGCCGTACTGCTCGGCCAGGGCGAGCCGGCGACAACATCCTCAGCCTCGCTCGCCGCCTTGCAGGCACCTTCGCTGGCGGCCGGCCTACCCAGCGAGCTGCTGTTGCGCCGCCCAGATCTGGCCCGTGCCGAAGCTCAGCTCAGTGCCGCCGACGCCAACCTGCGTGCAGCACGCGCCGCCCTGCTGCCGCGTCTGAATCTATCTGCTGGTGCCAACGGCTCGGCCGGCAGCCTGGGCCGTGTATTCGCCGACCCGCTGTATTCACTGACCGCCGCGCTCACCGCGCCGATCTTCGACGGCGGCGCCCTGGCCGCCGAACGCGATCGCAGCGATGCCAGGTGCGAAGAGCTGTTGGCCAGCTATCGCCAACGCATCATCGAAGCCTTTGCGGATGTACAAGTGGCGCTCAACGCCGGTACCGGCGTGGAAGCGCAATGGCAGGCGCAACAGGAGGTTCAGGCCCAGGCCGAGCGCGCCCTGCAGCTGGCCGAGCGGCGCTACCAGGCGGGCGCTGACGACCTGCTCAACCTGCTCGACGCCCAGCGCACGCTGTATGCCGCCGAAGACCAGAGCGCCCTGCTACGCCTGGCCCACCTGCAAAGCAGCGTGGCCCTGGCACGAGCGCTGGGTGGGGGCTGGAGCACGGCGCCCACTCAGTGAATTCACGAGTCAGACCGCGGCCTGCGCCCGGTAGCCCCAGCGCAGGCCAAGACGGGTGAAGGGCCAGAGCAACACCAATTGCAGCAGGCCCAGCAGAATCAGCAGGACGTTCTCGCCAGCACCACCGAAGAGCAACAGCACCAGCATGAGTGCCGAGCACACCAGCGCAGTGCCGATCCACAGCAGCATGGTGATCAGGCAGGCCAACGCCAGGCGCCCGCCATTGAACCCCAGTACCTGCTCAGGCAAGGCGCCACGCGCTGCGAAGAACGCCACCAGTAAATTGATCTGCCCGTGGCCAAGGACGATCCAGCCCTCCCAACCTTCCAACGCATAGCTGTAAAGCATGCCGCTGAGCAGTTGCATGGCCAGGGCGCACAGTTGCAGATAGATCACCACCACGCCCAGCGCGAAACACCAGGCCAGTGTTTGCCCTGGCATTTTCAACGGTTCAGAAACCTTCTCGGCGCTGTAGCGAAACAGATAAAGCAGCAGCCACAGCGGCAGCAGGGCTTCGATGCCAAAGCGCAATAATTCCGAGGCCCACCAGAACAGGCTGGTCAGCGCGCCATTGCTCAGTTGTTCATAGCTCCACATGAACAGATAGCTAATCGCGTAACCACCCAACCATGACAAACACAGATACACCAGGCCATAACCGACCAGCAAACCGGCGGGCTGTCGATAGTCGCCCAGGCCATTGCACTCCAGATAGCTCTGCGTCAGCCAGTACACGCACAGCCCGGCCATCAGCAGATGGCTGATCCAGTTTCTCACCCCGTAGCGCAGCATCCACTCGCCCAGGTTCTCCATGGGCGAGTTGAACATCAGGGTGGCCATCGTGATCAGGATGCCGATCACCCCAACCAACAGCGCAACGCCTACCAGGTAATGTGGCAGCGCCGGAGACTCACGCGTAGCGGCAGGTGCTGACAGCGGGGCAATATCGAAAGGGTTGGCTTGGGTCATGAACGATCCTTGTCGTTAGGTGCATGTATCGAATGTACGCGAGCATAGCCGCCATGCCTTGCAGGCAAAAGCACCGCCCACCGATTGCGTGCGGTAACCCACATGGGCTCGAAACCGGACTGATACCCTTTTTCTGGCCCCATACCCTGGCTCTTTAAAAATCAAGGAGTTGGAGATAGCTCTGAAAAAAGGGTCAAACCGCCAGAGAAGGGCCTCCAGCGTTGAGAAACAGCAACTTGGGCGCTATCGTCTCTACTTCACTGCCGTGTAGGCAGCTCAGAAATCGAAGTCCAGGACACCAACCAGTACGGCATTCTTCACTGCCGTGTAGGCAGCTCAGAAAACCTGCACGAAGCGCAGCAGCGGCACAACGTTCTTCACTGCCGTGTAGGCAGCTCAGAAAATTTCGGGCTTGGCTCGTTTCTCGTTGTCCTTCTTCACTGCCGTGTAGGCAGCTCAGAAAAGCTCCGACTGCAGGCGGGCCACGGTGGCATCCTTCACTGCCGTGTAGGCAGCTCAGAAAAAGACCAGATAAGCCAGGAAGCACAGGCCCCCCTTCACTGCCGTGTAGGCAGCTCAGAAATTACCAGGGTTACACGATGCACCTGACTGCTCCTTCACTGCCGTGTAGGCAGCTCAGAAACGGATCCCGTCCGCGCCTGTAACGTCCAGGTCCTTCACTGCCGTGTAGGCAGCTCAGAAAAGCCATGTACAGACACCTAGCCTCAATACCGTCTTCACTGCCGTGTAGGCAGCTCAGAAATGGCGGATATCAAGGCGGCTGTGCCGCTGAGTCTTCACTGCCGTGTAGGCAGCTCAGAAAAGATGTGGAGTACTGCTGAGTCCGCGAGAAAACTTCACTGCCGTGTAGGCAGCTCAGAAAGTAAGGGCGACGACCCTCGCAGTAGCTGGATCCTTCACTGCCGTGTAGGCAGCTCAGAAATTCTCCAGCTCGTCCTTCGCCTGGAAGTCGCCCTTCACTGCCGTGTAGGCAGCTCAGAAATGGAACAGCGTGGCTGAAGCGGCAGAGGGTAGCTTCACTGCCGTGTAGGCAGCTCAGAAATTGATGAAATGGCGAACGACGGGCGTCTCGACCTTCACTGCCGTGTAGGCAGCTCAGAA
It encodes:
- a CDS encoding aminopeptidase, which encodes MPNAFFIDLPRRFAVPLLALLLGGCSTVDYYAHLGQGQWHLLQARQPVERLLSDPATDPDLARRLSLSQQARDFASARLHLPDNRSYRLYADLGRPFVVWNVFATKEFSLDPELHCFPIAGCVAYRGYYQQGRARGAAALLRQEGLDTYIGGVEAYSTLGWFDDPLLNTMLRWSDERFIAVIFHELAHQQYYLPGDTAFNESFATFVEREGLRQWHAARGETPPASDDRQRQQFIELVLASRERLQQLYASNLPAAAMRTAKQAEFERLRRDYRALRQREWGGQGRYDAWIESPLNNAKLLPFGLYDQWVQAFARLFEREGRDWPAFYAAVAALGRLPEANRRAELESLRQKD
- a CDS encoding HAD family hydrolase, giving the protein MHYSNILFDLDGTLTDPREGITRSVQYALSKLGIDEPDLTALEHFIGPPLLQCFMATYALDEATGWQAVNHYRERFRVTGLYENRVFEGVEALLDALVAQGRTLYIATSKPTVFAEEIARHFGFARYFKRIYGSELDGTRTNKVELLAHLLQSEGLAPDSALMIGDRKHDLIGARSNGLHAAAVGYGFGSREELAGEAPAYHFDTLVQLHEAFRR
- a CDS encoding LLM class flavin-dependent oxidoreductase is translated as MSRLASIKLSTLDLAPIRDDGDAAQALHNSLALAKHVERLGFERFWVAEHHNMDGIASSATSVLIGYLAAGTNSIRLGAGGVMLPNHAPLVIAEQFGTLATLYPGRIELGLGRAPGADQYTAHALRRSRDGSAEDFPNDVEELQAYLGPRQEGQRVIAMPGTGTNVPIWLLGSSLFSAQLAGMKGLPYAFASHFAPRYLHEAIRIYRNHFRPSAVLDKPYVMLGVPLLAADSDEQAQYLATSAYQRILALVRGQSLVQRKPVTSMDGLWLPHERQAVGEFLGLAAIGGPQTVRQRLEQLLEQTEADELIFTCDMYDFADRLHAFDILAELQRG
- a CDS encoding PA0061/PA0062 family lipoprotein, with translation MRALLFAPALLMLGACASPLPKPDPQQAWVELYSTADTLLMADRLDDKRWPDGRYFQVTPGKHELETRFQFEVRGGGGLGMMSEPLRMTCEIRVRYDGFVAGQRYRLEARQMQMKAQAWLYDDQRNVLARGEVLRCGTAI
- a CDS encoding DUF1161 domain-containing protein, producing the protein MQRLIPALALMMLAGGALAAPKPCEELKSEIEVKIQANNVPSYTLEIVPNAEVQDQSMVVGSCDGGTKKIVYQRNG
- a CDS encoding efflux transporter outer membrane subunit; the protein is MTRYLTPALCAALLLSGCSHRPEAPAELPAAPTQWRHAQDGESVTDTWWRSFSSAELNALIDQSLRNNQDLAAAAARLRQAQASSRAAGAPLLPRLDGNLGASREGRLGGNGEATGNRYSGGLAASYEIDLWGRLAADYDAAQAELAASRFDRDALRLSLTASLVETWLRQVALDERLRLADLNLSNAERVLATVQARANAGAATPLELAQQRGLVAEQRRSREALRQQADDVRSNLAVLLGQGEPATTSSASLAALQAPSLAAGLPSELLLRRPDLARAEAQLSAADANLRAARAALLPRLNLSAGANGSAGSLGRVFADPLYSLTAALTAPIFDGGALAAERDRSDARCEELLASYRQRIIEAFADVQVALNAGTGVEAQWQAQQEVQAQAERALQLAERRYQAGADDLLNLLDAQRTLYAAEDQSALLRLAHLQSSVALARALGGGWSTAPTQ
- a CDS encoding MacB family efflux pump subunit — translated: MPVTAPLIELRGIRRTYGGDNGAPAVDVLRGIDLAVQAGEFVAIVGTSGSGKSTLMNILGCLDRPSAGSYRFAGEDVAAFDADQLAWLRREAFGFVFQGYNLIATETARENVEVPAVYAGMPAEQRHQRASALLHRLGLDGRLEHRPSQLSGGQQQRVSIARALMNGGRIILADEPTGALDSRSGKEVMALLHELADAGHTIILITHDRDVAAQARRVVEIRDGEVISDSGAAVPSNALPATDMQQAGRDSGASFFSELGDMLRGALRVLLIHRFRTALTLLGIVIGVASVIVMLAVGEGARQKVVAEMGVMGANMMYIGSDVPRTGGPIGVLTLDDFTAIGELREVAEVMPILRDPALIRHGQEALQTEVLGVGDKLPQIHHWPVARGRFFSAAENREIAPVAVLGHEVYETVFPDGSDPMGKIILINSSPFEVIGVMSEKGSEAGGNYPDQQVLVPHSTGVVRVFPKLRDESYGAIQVRSSDLVMQAQSAIEELMQQRHGRTDFRVYNSAAKLQAEAKTRQSMTLMLGLIAAVSLLVGGIGVMNVMLMTVRERTREIGIRMATGARQRDIMRQFLTESVLVTLLGGSVGVASGLLFGALLILWDVPLVFSLSAMLLAFACSVGTGLVFGYLPAKTAARLDPVVALAAQ
- a CDS encoding OsmC family protein, which produces MKKTASAHWQGGIKDGKGTISTQSGALKDSPYGFNTRFEDKPGTNPEELIGAAHAGCFSMALSKELGEAGMTAESIDTQAQVTLDKVDGGFEISAVHLSLRAKIPGADRAAFEKAVETAKTGCPVSKVLNATITLEAVLDS
- a CDS encoding efflux RND transporter periplasmic adaptor subunit, whose amino-acid sequence is MVFSRFSPRRLVLLAAIVSILLTLTGWLHRSPTIAYETVAVSRGDVEATVVAIGTLQPRHSVEVGAQVSGQIMRLHVEPGDQVEKGQLLAEIDASLHEATVEADRAALDGLRAQLAEQQAQLDLAQQQHRRQQRLLADEATREEDVQIAVANLRSAEARLKQMRAQIAEAQARLRGNEAQLSYTRIYAPIAGSVLGVDVKQGQTLNATYQTPTVMRIADLSSMTGWTRVSEADIRRVKTGLPLYFTTLGGDERRWHSSVRQVLPAPPVPAGSQGESSSSASETEKVVQYTVLFEVDNDDGELMPQMTAQVVFVTASAKGVLTAPLDALQGKPGDYQVRVLAKGELPELRAVKVGARDRQVAEITDGLAEGEHLVTGEAQADDGMSRFQW